One window of Cryptococcus neoformans var. grubii H99 chromosome 11, complete sequence genomic DNA carries:
- a CDS encoding extensin: MPLPVERSQGSVSALVARFQIAANREKEASEREKEKDRERVSLGEGRRVSDVVAAKEGVSNVDLASQSTACSNAKTVPIDSSDEKDTIKGNAPGNPSHPLRHASPIATLQNGNDTARVSPSTSSTTPAKSTFHSSTKSSPDRTSSIKPPARSTPAEVKDQSETDKPRTLSTQHSAKETSVPPSPSTATSPPSTTANGSTSTSAPLKPQLTGTPSKPTASSLAKTRSPPSSHTPGSMSMRSPPPVDNLTAAGAKRRNSSSFGRRDSLKSPLSSSGSLTGRSSLGRAASARLSQSRSPEATSTVSGQRRVSEDGSASPQPQEKNKEGKNVKGPIGRAAGSRLMQGTAASRARMAANTDAHSSSISSNSHVPISRTSPVSTNVTRPRASISTPASNSKKPTSNENNNSSGKRLTPKSNSKDATILRPNVSSVAKEGKENPAVKPIGRNPVGRLGLAAARERKGENEDEIQAPHPPPIGKLGLPTAREKTRMAGGKWRGDNVVKPFEQQPHHVEAELKHEQKAESETGAGEEEKQKSDGTMSEPAGEAEEELEEKDGEVDVRVSSDAGPSSFSITSMRPEGVQTRQDGAEDREETKCAGEPTEPFESVAEEGNVRQNKEINETNRANETNDNDNDDSEDEKEEGREI, from the exons AT GCCACTTCCCGTTGAACGTTCTCAGGGCAGC GTTTCTGCCTTAGTAGCAAGGTTCCAAATAGCCGCGAAtagggagaaagaggcgAGCGAGcgtgagaaggagaaggacaggGAGAGGGTCAGCTtaggagaaggacgaagGGTCAGTGACGTCGTGGCGGCGAAGGAAGGAGTCAGCAATGTGGACTTGGCATCACAGTCTACGGCATGCTCCAACGCCAAAACAGTTCCCATTGACAGCAGCGACGAGAAAGATACCATAAAGGGCAATGCGCCTGGGAATCCGTCACACCCTCTACGACATGCTTCTCCCATTGCTACTCTTCAAAACGGAAACGATACTGCACGTGTATCACCATCTACATCTTCTACTACCCCCGCGAAATCTACTTTTCACAGTAGTACCAAATCTTCTCCCGATCGTACTTCATCTATAAAACCGCCCGCCCGTTCTACTCCTGCCGAAGTCAAGGATCAGAGTGAAACGGATAAACCTCGTACGCTTAGTACCCAACACAGCGCCAAAGAAACGAGtgttcctccttccccatctaCCGCTACTTCTCCGCCTTCTACCACCGCCAACGGcagcacctccacctcggcGCCGCTTAAGCCCCAGTTAACTGGTACCCCGTCAAAACCAACAGCCAGTTCCCTGGCCAAAACCCGTTCTCCACCATCGTCTCACACGCCTGGCAGCATGTCTATGCGCTCCCCGCCCCCAGTCGATAATCTTACAGCAGCAGGggcaaagagaaggaaCTCAAGCTCGTTTGGAAGACGAGACAGTCTCAAGTCACCCTTGTCCTCATCTGGGTCATTGACGGGGAGGTCGTCCCTCGGCAGAGCCGCTAGTGCTCGCTTATCGCAGAGCAGATCTCCTGAGGCAACTTCTACTGTGTCGGGACAGAGAAGGGTTAGTGAGGATGGGAGTGCGTCGCCGCAGCCGCAGGAGAAGAAtaaggaaggcaagaatGTAAAGGGGCCGATAGGGAGAGCAGCGGGCTCGAGGCTGATGCAGGGTACAGCTGCTAGTAGGGCTAGAATGGCCGCCAATACAGACGctcactcttcttcgatctcttccaactctcaTGTCCCGATTTCGAGGACATCTCCTGTCTCTACAAACGTCACCCGACCTCGAGCATCCATCTCTACACCCGCATCGAACAGCAAGAAGCCAACGTCCAATGAAAACAATAACAGCAGCGGTAAACGTCTCACACCCAAGTCAAACTCGAAAGATGCCACGATCCTGCGACCGAACGTTAGCTCCGTCgcgaaggaagggaaagagaatcCTGCAGTGAAGCCCATAGGAAGGAATCCCGTGGGGAGGCTTGGCTTGGCGGCTgcaagggagaggaagggtgaaAACGAAGACGAGATTCAAGctccccatcctccgcCAATTGGGAAATTAGGATTACCGACTGCTAGGGAGAAAACCCGAATGGCAGGGGggaaatggagaggagATAATGTTGTTAAACCTTTTGAGCAACAACCTCATCACGTGGAAGCAGAACTTAAGCATGAGCAGAAGGCTGAATCGGAAACTGGAGCtggcgaagaggaaaaacAGAAAAGCGACGGAACAATGTCGGAGCCGGCTggagaggcggaggaggagctcgaggagaaggatggggaggtTGATGTGAGAGTTAGCTCTGACGCCGGCCCGAGCTCGTTCTCCATTACCAGCATGAGGCCAGAAGGCGTTCAGACGAGGCAGGATGGAGCAGAAGATAGAGAAGAGACAAAATGTGCTGGGGAACCTACCGAACCTTTTGAATCAGTGGCAGAAGAGGGCAATGTTCGACAAAACAAAGAGATCAACGAAACCAACAGAGCCAACGAAACCAACGACAACGACAATGACGACAGcgaggacgagaaagaagaagggagggaaATTTAG